A window of Clostridium botulinum BKT015925 contains these coding sequences:
- the nadD gene encoding nicotinate-nucleotide adenylyltransferase: MKKKGIFGGTFDPIHNGHLHIAYEALYKLNLDKIIFIPSGNPPHKTNKSVTNAETRYKLVERVIKNEKKFEVSRYELEKKSFSYTYQTLQYFNEKEPDTEWYFITGADCLMELNSWKSIDEILKLCHFVVFRRNGYSMNDIIKQKKQIEHRFNKSIIFLDIPIIDISSTFIREKSREEKNVSYLVPEVVSKFLKESHLYK; the protein is encoded by the coding sequence ATGAAGAAAAAAGGTATTTTTGGAGGAACCTTTGATCCTATTCATAATGGTCATTTACATATAGCTTATGAAGCTTTGTATAAGTTGAATTTGGATAAAATTATTTTTATTCCTTCAGGAAATCCTCCCCATAAAACGAATAAGTCAGTAACTAATGCAGAAACAAGATATAAATTAGTTGAACGAGTAATTAAAAATGAAAAAAAATTTGAAGTAAGTAGATATGAATTGGAGAAAAAGAGTTTTAGTTATACATATCAAACGTTACAGTATTTTAACGAAAAAGAGCCGGATACAGAATGGTATTTTATAACTGGTGCTGATTGTTTAATGGAATTAAATTCATGGAAAAGTATAGATGAGATTTTAAAGTTATGCCATTTTGTAGTGTTTAGAAGAAATGGTTATAGCATGAACGATATAATAAAACAAAAAAAACAAATAGAACATAGATTTAATAAAAGTATTATATTTTTGGATATACCTATTATAGATATATCTTCTACGTTTATAAGAGAAAAATCAAGGGAAGAGAAAAATGTAAGTTATTTAGTTCCAGAGGTAGTATCAAAGTTTTTGAAAGAAAGTCATTTATATAAATAG
- the yhbY gene encoding ribosome assembly RNA-binding protein YhbY yields the protein MISSKQRSFLRGMANKMQPIFQVGKNGIDDAFIKQVEDALEARELIKIKVLNNSFFTAREASDAICEEVECEGIQAIGNKLVLYKKSKNKPKIELPR from the coding sequence ATGATAAGCAGTAAGCAAAGAAGTTTTTTAAGAGGAATGGCAAATAAAATGCAACCTATATTTCAGGTTGGAAAGAATGGAATAGATGATGCTTTTATAAAACAAGTTGAGGACGCTTTAGAAGCTAGAGAACTTATAAAAATAAAAGTACTTAATAATAGTTTCTTTACAGCAAGAGAAGCTTCAGATGCCATATGTGAAGAAGTAGAATGTGAAGGAATTCAAGCAATAGGAAATAAGCTAGTATTATACAAAAAATCAAAAAACAAGCCTAAAATAGAGCTACCAAGATAA
- the obgE gene encoding GTPase ObgE → MFIDTAKIFVKSGKGGNGCISFRREKYVSMGGPDGGDGGNGGNVILVADRNLTTLLDFTYHRKFVADNGQDGSGSKCFGKKGEDLYIKVPVGTVVKDFESNKIMIDLSKEGDTYVVAKGGKGGKGNYHFATPTRQAPNFAEPGMPGEERMIFLEIKLLADVGLLGFPNVGKSTLLSMVSKARPKIANYHFTTLKPNLGVIKIEGANAFVMADIPGIIEGASEGVGLGLDFLRHIERTRLLVHVVDISGLEGRDPIEDFKKINDELKNYSVKLWDRPQIVVANKSDMLYDEEVFENFKKEVNKMGFDKVFKISAATRSGVDDLIKEVTRMLSTIPITDMEIPEEDKYIPEEKRFTYEIRVEDGVYVVEGSFVDRLLDSVNVNDPDSLRYFHKVLKNKGILDELKEMGIQDEDTVRLKDFEFDFLL, encoded by the coding sequence ATGTTTATAGATACAGCGAAAATTTTTGTGAAGTCAGGTAAAGGAGGAAATGGATGCATTTCCTTTAGAAGAGAAAAATATGTTTCTATGGGTGGACCTGATGGTGGAGATGGCGGAAATGGTGGAAATGTAATACTTGTTGCAGATAGAAACCTTACTACTCTATTGGATTTCACATATCATAGAAAATTTGTAGCAGATAATGGTCAAGACGGTTCAGGATCTAAGTGTTTTGGAAAAAAAGGTGAAGATTTATATATAAAAGTTCCAGTAGGAACTGTTGTTAAGGATTTTGAAAGTAATAAGATTATGATAGATTTATCAAAAGAAGGAGATACATATGTAGTTGCTAAAGGTGGTAAAGGTGGTAAAGGAAATTATCATTTTGCTACACCAACAAGACAGGCTCCGAATTTTGCAGAACCAGGAATGCCAGGAGAAGAAAGAATGATATTCTTAGAAATAAAACTTTTGGCAGATGTAGGACTTTTAGGATTCCCTAATGTAGGAAAATCAACACTATTATCTATGGTAAGTAAGGCAAGACCTAAAATAGCAAACTATCATTTTACTACATTAAAACCAAATCTTGGTGTTATAAAAATTGAAGGTGCAAATGCTTTTGTTATGGCGGATATACCAGGTATTATAGAAGGGGCATCAGAAGGTGTTGGTCTTGGACTTGATTTCTTAAGACATATTGAAAGAACAAGACTTTTAGTACACGTAGTAGATATTTCAGGACTTGAAGGAAGAGATCCTATAGAAGATTTTAAGAAAATAAATGATGAATTAAAAAACTATAGTGTTAAACTATGGGATAGACCACAAATTGTAGTTGCTAATAAGAGTGATATGTTATATGATGAAGAAGTTTTTGAAAACTTCAAAAAAGAAGTTAATAAAATGGGATTTGATAAAGTATTTAAAATTTCTGCTGCTACAAGATCCGGGGTGGATGATTTAATAAAAGAAGTTACTAGAATGTTAAGTACAATACCAATAACTGATATGGAAATTCCAGAAGAAGATAAATATATACCAGAAGAAAAGAGATTTACTTATGAAATAAGAGTAGAAGATGGAGTTTATGTTGTAGAAGGAAGTTTTGTTGATAGACTTCTTGATAGTGTCAATGTAAATGACCCAGACTCATTAAGATATTTCCATAAAGTATTAAAAAATAAAGGAATTTTAGATGAACTTAAGGAAATGGGTATTCAAGATGAAGATACTGTAAGACTTAAGGATTTTGAATTTGACTTTTTATTATAA
- a CDS encoding Spo0B domain-containing protein, producing the protein MGELEKFIGEFRKQRHDFMNYVQIIYGYLQLDKKEDAKRYINKIIGENKNISKIYSLGDQYFGFCIEKLIKELNEKEIEFELDIEINGFSKNVFCDEYYKKQKILNNIFHELENNNLRFVYIYVFEDELGESLLIADGESSANELDWMEEWEEIYIDLNDTKLHKYVYGNNLAYRLTFI; encoded by the coding sequence ATGGGGGAGCTTGAGAAGTTTATAGGTGAGTTTAGAAAACAAAGACATGATTTTATGAATTATGTACAAATTATATATGGATATCTTCAATTGGATAAAAAAGAAGATGCAAAAAGATATATAAATAAGATTATTGGTGAAAATAAAAATATAAGTAAGATATATTCTTTAGGTGATCAATATTTTGGATTTTGCATAGAAAAATTAATAAAAGAATTAAATGAAAAAGAAATAGAATTTGAATTAGATATAGAGATTAATGGATTCTCTAAGAATGTTTTTTGTGATGAATATTATAAAAAACAAAAAATACTAAATAATATATTTCATGAATTAGAAAATAACAATTTAAGATTTGTTTATATATATGTATTTGAAGATGAACTAGGGGAAAGTTTACTTATAGCAGATGGAGAATCAAGCGCTAACGAATTAGATTGGATGGAAGAGTGGGAAGAAATATATATAGATTTAAATGACACTAAGTTACACAAGTATGTCTATGGTAATAATCTTGCCTATAGATTAACTTTTATATGA
- the rpmA gene encoding 50S ribosomal protein L27 → MLLMNLQLFAHKKGVGSSKNGRDSESKRLGTKCGDGQFVLAGNILVRQRGTKIHPGVNVGRGGDDTLFAKVDGIVRYERVGRSKKQASVYPVEIENVAE, encoded by the coding sequence ATGTTATTAATGAACCTTCAATTATTTGCTCATAAAAAGGGAGTAGGTAGTTCTAAAAACGGAAGAGATTCTGAATCTAAAAGACTTGGAACTAAATGTGGAGATGGACAATTTGTTCTTGCTGGAAACATTCTAGTAAGACAAAGAGGAACAAAAATCCATCCAGGTGTTAACGTTGGTAGAGGTGGAGATGATACACTTTTTGCTAAAGTAGACGGAATCGTAAGATACGAAAGAGTTGGCAGAAGTAAAAAACAAGCTAGCGTTTATCCTGTAGAAATAGAAAATGTAGCTGAGTAG
- a CDS encoding ribosomal-processing cysteine protease Prp: MIKVTLKKKNENIVSFEIEGHAGFDEYNRDIVCSAVSAISQTTLIGILEVLNIHVEYQMVDGFLSLSIEEKTMEEIEKCQVLLHTMQLGLKSMEQVYKDYINVREEEV; the protein is encoded by the coding sequence ATGATTAAGGTCACTTTAAAGAAAAAAAATGAGAACATAGTTTCTTTTGAAATAGAAGGTCATGCAGGGTTTGATGAGTATAATAGGGATATAGTGTGTAGCGCTGTATCAGCTATTTCACAAACCACTTTAATTGGCATTCTAGAGGTTTTAAATATCCATGTTGAATATCAAATGGTAGACGGATTTTTAAGTTTAAGCATAGAAGAGAAAACCATGGAAGAGATTGAAAAATGTCAGGTTTTACTACATACAATGCAATTAGGACTTAAAAGCATGGAACAAGTATATAAAGATTATATAAATGTAAGGGAAGAGGAGGTGTAA
- the rplU gene encoding 50S ribosomal protein L21: MYAVVQTGGKQYRVQEGDVLFVEKLNAEVDSNVELTEVLAVNKDGKLVVGAPVVEGAKVVAKVLKQGKAKKVVVFKYKPKKDFRKKNGHRQPYTKLQIERIEA; the protein is encoded by the coding sequence ATGTACGCTGTAGTTCAAACAGGTGGAAAACAATACAGAGTTCAAGAAGGAGACGTTTTATTCGTTGAAAAGCTAAACGCTGAAGTGGATTCAAACGTTGAATTAACTGAAGTTCTTGCTGTAAATAAGGATGGTAAGTTAGTAGTTGGAGCTCCTGTAGTTGAAGGAGCAAAGGTTGTTGCTAAAGTACTTAAGCAAGGAAAAGCTAAAAAAGTTGTAGTATTTAAGTACAAACCAAAGAAAGACTTTAGAAAGAAAAACGGACACAGACAACCTTACACTAAGTTACAAATCGAAAGAATTGAAGCTTAA
- a CDS encoding Rne/Rng family ribonuclease: protein METIYIEREEEILRIVLREDDILKECFIEEEKSEPSPGKIYKGVVKNIVPAIKCAFIDIGCNKNAYMYLHHKFKNDDVKNGDEVLVEIMKEAIGEKGPKVTSSISVPGRYIVIVTNNNKISFSKKIEDNDNFKCYIKDNINKPEDIGIMIRTNALDATIEDINTEIQKLYKIYKNIVQEGTYCLKPKLLYDCGGTLGRILNDILTFNTRKVVVNNKEDLIYIEKFIEDKSDLDLELQLYEGTQNLFSYHNIEREILSLRNNKVMLPSGGNIIIDKTEAMYVVDVNSGKNTKETSIDKTALVTNLEAAREIARQIMMRNLSGIIIIDFIDIHDYDYKKKILHILKDEFKEDKKKTVIYPFTQLNLVQIARKRRGKAISEYIEEECNMCHGKAKRIKLSYLNKLIKNELKKIDNDYNISDIYIELDEKYKKDVLGDVIKFIEDIEGLHKKIYVNFISNLEYFKVEPLLFASQIKKLENIKIYG, encoded by the coding sequence TTGGAAACAATTTATATAGAACGAGAAGAAGAGATTCTAAGAATTGTATTAAGAGAAGATGATATATTAAAAGAATGTTTTATAGAAGAGGAAAAATCAGAACCATCTCCTGGAAAGATATATAAAGGTGTAGTTAAAAACATAGTGCCAGCTATTAAATGTGCATTTATAGATATTGGATGTAATAAAAATGCATATATGTATTTACATCATAAATTCAAAAATGATGATGTAAAAAATGGTGATGAAGTTTTAGTTGAGATTATGAAGGAAGCTATAGGTGAAAAAGGACCCAAAGTTACTAGTTCAATAAGTGTTCCAGGGAGATATATAGTTATAGTAACCAATAATAATAAAATAAGTTTTTCTAAAAAAATAGAAGACAATGATAATTTTAAATGCTACATAAAAGATAATATAAATAAGCCAGAAGATATAGGAATAATGATTAGAACAAATGCTTTAGATGCAACAATAGAAGATATAAATACAGAAATTCAAAAATTATATAAAATTTATAAAAACATAGTACAGGAAGGCACATATTGTTTGAAGCCAAAGCTTTTATATGATTGTGGTGGAACTTTAGGAAGAATTTTAAATGATATATTGACTTTTAATACTAGAAAAGTAGTTGTAAATAATAAAGAAGATCTTATATATATTGAAAAGTTTATAGAAGATAAATCCGATTTGGATTTAGAACTTCAACTATATGAGGGAACTCAAAACTTATTTAGTTATCATAATATAGAACGTGAAATATTATCTCTTAGAAATAATAAAGTGATGTTACCTAGTGGTGGAAATATAATAATTGATAAAACTGAGGCGATGTATGTTGTAGATGTTAATTCTGGTAAGAATACTAAGGAGACTTCTATAGATAAGACAGCTTTAGTTACAAATTTAGAAGCGGCAAGAGAAATTGCAAGACAAATTATGATGAGAAATCTAAGTGGAATAATAATTATAGATTTTATAGATATCCATGATTATGATTATAAGAAGAAGATATTACATATTTTAAAAGATGAATTTAAAGAAGATAAGAAAAAAACAGTTATATATCCGTTTACACAACTTAATTTAGTACAAATAGCTAGAAAAAGAAGAGGAAAGGCTATTTCAGAATATATAGAAGAAGAATGTAATATGTGCCATGGAAAAGCAAAAAGGATAAAGCTTTCTTACTTAAATAAGTTGATTAAAAATGAACTTAAAAAAATAGATAATGATTATAATATAAGTGATATATATATTGAACTTGATGAAAAATATAAAAAAGATGTTTTAGGAGATGTTATAAAATTTATAGAGGATATAGAAGGATTGCATAAAAAGATATACGTAAATTTTATAAGTAACTTAGAATACTTTAAAGTAGAACCATTATTATTTGCAAGCCAAATAAAAAAACTTGAAAATATCAAAATATATGGATAA
- a CDS encoding 3'-5' exonuclease encodes MSFYLVENEELIFVPYNLLAIDFEFITTKIIENKAEKYFQEIIEVGAVFKNENLYEKYSKIIKPRYFFNSKDKSKSIYGGRFSYDDIQNGLELDKVFEDLKKLYVEKETIWMSWGKAEYDILKTVCKKYDVNLPFLKEDYLDLSLEFKKFFNINQNISLDKALTYLDIPIVNRHYALPDAEALMKIIYSMFQQEYRLEDKDFEIL; translated from the coding sequence ATGAGCTTTTATTTGGTGGAGAATGAAGAGTTGATTTTTGTTCCATATAATTTATTAGCAATAGATTTTGAATTTATAACTACAAAAATTATTGAAAATAAGGCTGAAAAATACTTTCAAGAAATTATTGAAGTTGGAGCAGTATTCAAGAATGAAAATTTGTATGAAAAGTATAGTAAAATTATAAAACCTAGATATTTTTTTAATAGTAAAGATAAGAGTAAAAGTATCTATGGTGGAAGATTTTCTTATGATGATATACAAAATGGATTAGAACTTGATAAAGTATTTGAAGATTTGAAAAAGTTATATGTGGAAAAAGAGACTATTTGGATGTCGTGGGGAAAGGCTGAATATGATATTTTAAAAACTGTATGTAAGAAATATGATGTTAATCTTCCTTTTTTAAAGGAAGATTATTTGGACTTATCTTTAGAATTTAAAAAGTTTTTTAATATTAATCAAAATATATCATTGGATAAGGCTTTGACTTATTTAGATATTCCTATAGTAAATCGTCATTATGCATTACCAGATGCAGAAGCTCTTATGAAAATAATATATTCAATGTTTCAGCAAGAGTATAGACTAGAGGATAAGGATTTTGAAATTTTATAA
- a CDS encoding TIGR03936 family radical SAM-associated protein: MKMRYLIKYTKGDEIKYVAHLDLMRTIQRILRRSELPVEYSKGFNPHIILSIAQPLSVGVASKGEYMDVEFKEEINENIIKDKLNASTPLGIKILDVVKTKEKIGEKKTPPSMAAVQAAEYKIILKCTDAKMAEKGLKKLLQLDEWKIVKKTKKGEKEVNIRALIKNINFNVDDNKLNISTLVSCGSVDNLSAQAMSQYIKDNVEGIEKEAFTYIERQELFAYKEDKLLTLSEYLGK, translated from the coding sequence TTGAAAATGCGATATTTAATAAAGTACACTAAAGGTGATGAAATAAAATATGTTGCTCACTTAGACTTAATGCGAACTATACAAAGAATATTAAGAAGATCTGAATTACCTGTTGAATATTCAAAAGGTTTCAATCCGCATATAATTTTATCTATTGCTCAACCTTTATCTGTAGGAGTTGCATCTAAAGGAGAGTATATGGATGTAGAATTTAAAGAAGAGATAAATGAAAATATTATAAAAGATAAATTAAATGCAAGTACACCATTAGGTATAAAGATTTTGGATGTTGTAAAAACTAAAGAAAAAATTGGAGAAAAGAAAACTCCACCATCTATGGCAGCTGTACAAGCAGCAGAATATAAAATTATATTAAAATGTACTGATGCTAAAATGGCAGAAAAAGGTTTGAAAAAATTACTTCAATTAGATGAATGGAAAATTGTTAAAAAGACTAAAAAAGGCGAAAAGGAAGTAAATATAAGAGCTTTAATTAAAAATATTAACTTTAATGTAGATGACAATAAGCTTAATATAAGTACATTAGTATCATGCGGAAGTGTGGACAATTTATCAGCCCAAGCAATGTCACAGTATATAAAAGATAATGTTGAAGGTATAGAAAAAGAAGCTTTTACTTATATAGAAAGACAAGAACTTTTCGCATATAAAGAAGATAAGTTATTAACTCTTAGTGAGTACTTAGGAAAATAA
- a CDS encoding TIGR03960 family B12-binding radical SAM protein: protein MNKISDDILCKVEKPIRYTGGELNSFSKDKNSVDIRLAFCFPDVYEVGMSHLGTKILYYTLNQREDTFCERAFAPWPDMEDLMRKNNIPMHTLETKDSLKEFNFVAFTLQYEMSYTNILNMLNMADIPIRASQRSEDDPIVFCGGPCAYNPEPLHDVADFFALGEGEVQLNEVLDLYQECRKQGLSKKEFLRKAVNIRGIYVPSLYDVTYNEDGTIKEFKPKYDDVPKKVTKAIINNFNEVEFPDKLIVPYGEIVHDRVTIETFRGCTRGCRFCQAGMIYRPVREKTKEKIMEQVDQLLKATGYEEVSLVSLSICDYSDIQGLITSLIEKYKDKKVGVSLPSIRIDAFCVDLIKEIQKVRKTGLTFAPEAGSQRMRDIINKGVTEADLMASVSNAFKSGWSTIKLYFMIGLSYEKDEDVIGIAELGEKVVEEYYKIPKDERQKGLKVTLSTSIFVPKPFTPFQWAPQDRMEVVKKKIQLIRNSVKSKRIQYNWHESLVSYMEAVLARGDRKVCDVIIKAFEKGAKFDGWGEYFNFETWQEALKECNVDGEFYAYRERSYDEVLPWDFIDVGVSKEFLMRENEKAKKAELTPDCRQGCKNCGINTNESFKEGTCFENAIFNKVH, encoded by the coding sequence ATGAACAAAATTTCGGATGATATATTGTGTAAGGTTGAAAAACCTATTAGATATACAGGTGGAGAGTTAAACTCCTTTTCAAAAGATAAAAATAGTGTTGATATAAGATTAGCATTTTGTTTTCCAGATGTATATGAAGTCGGAATGTCCCACTTGGGCACAAAAATATTGTATTATACTTTAAATCAAAGAGAAGATACATTCTGTGAAAGAGCATTTGCTCCATGGCCAGACATGGAAGATCTTATGAGAAAAAATAATATTCCAATGCATACATTAGAAACGAAAGATTCCCTAAAAGAGTTTAATTTTGTAGCGTTCACACTTCAGTATGAAATGAGTTATACAAATATACTAAATATGCTTAATATGGCTGATATACCAATAAGAGCATCTCAAAGATCAGAAGATGATCCCATAGTTTTCTGTGGTGGTCCTTGTGCTTATAATCCAGAACCTTTACATGATGTTGCGGACTTTTTTGCATTAGGTGAAGGAGAAGTACAACTTAATGAAGTTTTAGATTTATATCAAGAATGTAGAAAACAAGGATTAAGCAAAAAAGAGTTTTTAAGAAAAGCTGTTAACATAAGAGGAATATATGTACCTAGTCTTTATGATGTTACTTATAATGAAGATGGTACTATAAAAGAGTTTAAACCTAAATATGATGATGTACCTAAAAAGGTTACTAAAGCTATTATTAATAATTTTAATGAAGTTGAATTTCCAGATAAATTAATAGTTCCGTATGGAGAAATAGTTCATGATAGAGTTACTATAGAAACTTTTAGAGGATGTACCAGAGGATGTAGATTTTGTCAAGCAGGTATGATATATAGACCAGTTAGAGAAAAGACTAAAGAAAAAATAATGGAACAAGTAGATCAGCTTTTAAAAGCTACTGGATATGAAGAAGTATCACTTGTATCTTTGAGTATTTGTGATTATTCAGATATACAAGGACTTATAACTTCATTAATTGAAAAGTATAAAGATAAAAAGGTAGGGGTATCACTACCATCTATAAGAATAGATGCTTTTTGTGTAGATTTAATAAAAGAAATTCAAAAGGTTAGAAAGACAGGACTTACTTTTGCTCCAGAAGCAGGAAGTCAAAGAATGAGAGATATAATAAATAAAGGAGTTACAGAAGCAGATCTTATGGCATCTGTATCTAATGCATTTAAATCAGGATGGTCTACTATAAAATTATATTTTATGATAGGACTTTCTTATGAAAAAGATGAGGATGTAATTGGAATTGCAGAACTTGGAGAAAAGGTAGTTGAAGAATATTATAAAATACCTAAAGATGAAAGACAAAAAGGACTTAAGGTTACTTTAAGTACATCTATTTTTGTACCAAAACCATTTACTCCTTTCCAATGGGCCCCTCAAGATAGAATGGAAGTAGTTAAGAAAAAGATTCAACTTATCAGAAATTCTGTTAAGAGTAAAAGAATACAATATAATTGGCATGAATCTCTTGTAAGTTATATGGAAGCTGTTTTAGCAAGAGGAGATAGAAAAGTATGTGATGTTATAATAAAAGCTTTTGAAAAGGGTGCTAAGTTTGATGGTTGGGGAGAATATTTTAATTTTGAAACTTGGCAAGAGGCTTTAAAAGAATGTAATGTTGACGGAGAATTCTATGCTTATCGTGAAAGAAGTTATGATGAAGTATTACCTTGGGATTTCATAGATGTTGGAGTATCAAAAGAATTCTTAATGAGAGAAAATGAAAAAGCAAAAAAAGCAGAGCTTACTCCAGACTGTAGACAAGGATGTAAAAACTGTGGTATTAACACAAATGAAAGTTTTAAGGAGGGAACATGTTTTGAAAATGCGATATTTAATAAAGTACACTAA
- a CDS encoding M50 family metallopeptidase — MKIDKEKQLIIKISKLSIPYILILVIIGFKGKLLISFVLVFMHEIVHYITAKKLGFKGFGIEILPIGAVLKLRDLDEADPKEDLIISLSGPLFNLIFAMISYLLNIKFSNGYLQLLYISNLALGAFNLIPALPLDGGRILRDILAFKTFYKRANKITVNVSLVIGVFISAYFLILIALGFKNVSIGIIGFLIIVTSYKEKERIVYLIMGDIIKKRCKFITRGYIENKSISVYYKKNLLDALGVVDKNKYNLFTVLNDDMKVINIIYEEELIRALKIYGNISIEDYLNTVDEIDKLAKMAIDEWQDWKEECNKEV, encoded by the coding sequence ATGAAAATTGACAAAGAAAAGCAGTTAATTATAAAAATAAGTAAGCTATCCATTCCCTATATCCTCATTCTTGTTATTATAGGATTTAAAGGGAAACTTTTAATATCATTTGTTCTTGTATTTATGCATGAAATAGTACACTATATAACTGCTAAAAAACTTGGTTTTAAAGGTTTTGGTATAGAAATTCTTCCAATAGGAGCTGTTCTTAAACTTAGAGATTTAGATGAGGCGGATCCTAAAGAAGATTTGATAATATCTTTAAGTGGACCTTTATTTAATTTAATTTTTGCTATGATAAGCTATTTATTAAATATAAAATTTTCTAATGGGTACCTACAGTTATTATATATTAGTAATTTAGCTTTAGGTGCTTTTAATTTGATTCCAGCATTGCCTTTAGATGGTGGAAGAATACTCAGAGATATTTTAGCATTTAAGACTTTTTATAAAAGGGCTAATAAAATAACTGTTAATGTAAGTTTAGTAATTGGTGTTTTTATATCAGCGTATTTTCTTATATTAATAGCATTAGGATTTAAAAACGTTAGTATTGGTATTATTGGGTTTTTAATAATAGTTACGTCATATAAAGAAAAAGAAAGGATAGTTTATTTAATTATGGGAGATATAATTAAGAAAAGATGTAAATTTATAACAAGAGGATATATAGAGAATAAGAGTATTTCAGTATATTACAAAAAGAATTTATTAGATGCTTTAGGTGTTGTAGATAAAAATAAGTATAATTTATTTACAGTATTGAATGATGATATGAAGGTAATAAATATAATATATGAGGAAGAATTAATAAGGGCACTTAAAATTTATGGAAATATAAGTATAGAAGATTATTTAAATACTGTAGATGAAATAGATAAACTTGCGAAAATGGCTATTGATGAATGGCAAGATTGGAAAGAAGAGTGTAATAAAGAAGTATAA
- a CDS encoding peptidoglycan DD-metalloendopeptidase family protein, which yields MGNYNSQYENYYRGFVNKNNNRINKERAYNGHNKLINSSRGRKKFVTRRIIQDLLGVFIMLVFVIVCKFIVTPQTTAAYSYCKDVVNTNIDYKKFINKVKTIEKGKSVQDTMVDLIDKAKAKFIGGETIKQKIKEKFALPTNGDIKNNRDGLRLQVSDKGKISASYDGIIKECGCNNEEGNYILIDHGSGLESQYYSLNDVVVKKGEKVKKGDIIAENHSQDKKKYIGFKILFMGQSKGLERILGNKN from the coding sequence ATGGGAAACTATAATTCTCAATATGAGAATTATTATAGAGGTTTTGTTAATAAAAATAATAATAGGATTAATAAAGAAAGAGCATACAATGGACATAATAAATTAATTAATAGTAGCAGAGGTAGAAAAAAATTTGTAACTAGAAGGATAATTCAAGATTTATTAGGGGTTTTCATAATGCTTGTTTTTGTAATTGTATGTAAATTTATAGTAACTCCACAAACGACAGCAGCATATAGTTATTGTAAAGATGTTGTTAATACGAATATTGATTATAAGAAATTTATAAATAAAGTTAAAACAATAGAAAAAGGCAAAAGTGTACAAGACACAATGGTAGATTTAATAGATAAAGCTAAAGCTAAGTTTATAGGTGGAGAAACTATAAAACAAAAGATAAAAGAAAAATTTGCATTACCTACTAATGGAGATATAAAGAATAACCGTGATGGATTACGCCTACAAGTAAGTGATAAAGGAAAAATTTCAGCAAGTTATGATGGAATAATAAAAGAATGTGGTTGTAATAATGAAGAAGGAAATTATATTTTAATAGACCATGGTTCTGGATTAGAAAGCCAATATTATAGTTTAAATGATGTAGTAGTGAAAAAAGGAGAAAAAGTAAAAAAAGGAGATATTATAGCTGAAAATCATAGCCAAGATAAAAAAAAATATATAGGATTTAAGATATTATTTATGGGTCAAAGTAAAGGGTTAGAAAGAATTTTAGGAAATAAGAATTAG